One segment of Papaver somniferum cultivar HN1 unplaced genomic scaffold, ASM357369v1 unplaced-scaffold_81, whole genome shotgun sequence DNA contains the following:
- the LOC113345347 gene encoding uncharacterized protein LOC113345347, with protein sequence MANKLRGFARMLTTAKNSTRKEGFSRTFSSFAEKSTEKQGDVGLDKLELAQMTKAINREVDIEMIKALSAGVAGGIVLGCLYRYFARGWNPFEDTPGRGKDYGNDALQVQPKFKR encoded by the exons ATGGCAAACAAACTTAGGGGTTTCGCTAGGATGTTGACTACTGCTAAGAATTCCACCAGAAAAGAGGGTTTTAGTAGGACGTTTTCTTCTTTTGCTGAGAAATCCACAGAAAAACAG GGTGATGTAGGTCTTGATAAACTTGAACTTGCACAAATGACAAAAGCTATCAATAGAGAGGTTGATATTGAAATGATTAAGGCATTATCTGCTGGTGTAGCAGGTGGTATAGTTCTTGGTTGTCTTTACCGCTACTTCGCACGTGGGTGGAACCCTTTTGAG GATACTCCTGGGCGAGGCAAAGATTATGGAAACGATGCGTTGCAGGTTCAACCCAAGTTTAAGCGTTAG
- the LOC113345462 gene encoding uncharacterized protein LOC113345462, protein MKDGDYINARTCIQANTTNNICGSLPSSTQARDPAWEWGERKDPENPNIITCLLCNKLIRGGGITRLKEHLVGKSGNTSPCLNATTSVINKVNQLFDVKKTKNAHRANIDLAYQRTFNSDEGSDVDTDVGEQEVEIDGNVGSGSGVDLHVQNQTKRKRITQSNTRGPIDLYMRTDHKKTQKVTAKRNCAVKEKLLKTAWKCISSWMTENSVAFNFLVNFPKGSVFLKSVDASDRTNDADFIRKLVKEVIADVGAENVVHFITDNGSNFKKAGKDLMLEYPHIFWTPCGAHCVQLMLEELGSKLPRIKTAVILGKRLVTYIYAHFQVLRLMRELTGADLHRSTKTRFATQYYTLESLQKYKTPLQMVFVNDRWVKTRFARENVGVNALKIVTSIKFWEDVDYSCRVLKPLVKVVRLVDIERKPTMPSFYEAMRIARNQLEKNLGEDNDTWVIVKAVFDKRWKNNFNHPLHCAAYYLNPSIFYKIPARLMDHGPKYIEIKRGLHTAMEKLITNEDELEMAITELRMYIDVYGILGNDWWITYGGIDVPNLQKFAIRVLSLTSPASPCERNWSTFQNLHTKKRNRIKQQKSNDSVFIQYNKKLQRRYKEIAEYNDDGKARDPIFLDEHDENDEWLDPQNLHDLAVEGDNVTLDDLQDILGEESRPVDSRGACSSRSKSTYPTDSEYDGYDTDH, encoded by the exons ATGAAAGATGGAGATTATATTAACGCCCGTAct TGCATCCAAGCAAACACCACAAACAATATATGTGGTTCATTGCCTTCTTCTACGCAAGCTAGGGATCCGGCATGGGAATGGGGTGAACGCAAAGACCCAGAAAATCCAAATATTATTACCTGTTTGTTATGTAACAAATTAATCCGTGGTGGTGGAATCACAAGGCTTAAGGAGCATCTCGTAGGAAAGTCAGGGAATACTTCACCATGTCTGAATGCAACCACTTCTGTTATCAACAAAGTAAATCAGTTGTTTGATGTAAAGAAGACCAAAAATGCTCATAGGGCTAACATTGATTTAGCGTACCAGCGTACATTCAACTCTGATGAAGGCTCTGATGTTGACACAGATGTTGGGGAACAAGAAGTTGAAATTGATGGCAATGTTGGCAGTGGTAGTGGTGTTGATTTACATGTTCAAAATCAGACGAAGAGAAAGCGAATAACCCAAAGTAATACAAGAGGTCCTATTGATTTATATATGAGGACAGATCACAAGAAAACTCAAAAGGTCACCGCTAAAAGGAACTGTGCAGTGAAAGAGAAGTTATTAAAGACTGCATGGAAATGCATATCATCTTGGATGACTGAGAATTCAGTGGCATTTAACTTTTTGGTGAATTTTCCTAAAGGTTCAGTATTTTTGAAGTCTGTGGATGCCTCAGATAGAACCAATGATGCTGATTTCATTCGTAAGCTTGTAAAGGAGGTAATTGCTGATGTTGGTGCAGAAAATGTGGTTCATTTCATTACTGATAATGGTTCTAACTTCAAAAAGGCAGGGAAGGACTTAATGCTTGAATACCCACATATATTTTGGACTCCTTGTGGTGCTCATTGTGTTCAGTTGATGCTAGAAGAACTTGGTTCCAAGCTTCCAAGAATCAAGACAGCCGTCATACTAGGTAAGAGACTAGTTACATATATTTATGCTCATTTTCAAGTATTGAGATTAATGAGGGAGTTGACTGGTGCAGACTTACATAGGTCTACAAAAACTAGATTTGCAACTCAATATTACACACTAGAGAGTCTTCAAAAGTATAAAACTCCTCtgcaaatggtgtttgtgaatgaTAGGTGGGTAAAAACTAGGTTTGCAAGAGAAAATGTGGGAGTAAATGCACTTAAAAttgttacaagtatcaaattttgGGAAGATGTTGATTACTCTTGTAGGGTGCTAAAGCCTTTAGTTAAGGTAGTAAGATTAGTGGATATCGAACGCAAACCTACAATGCCTTCTTTTTATGAGGCAATGAGAATAGCAAGGAATCAACTTGAGAAGAATTTGGGTGAAGATAATGATACTTGGGTTATAGTTAAGGCTGTTTTTGATAAGAGATGGAAGAATAACTTTAATCATCCTCTACATTGTGCGGCTTATTATCTAAATCCTTCCATATTCTATAAGATTCCTGCTCGTTTGATGGATCATGgtccaaagtacatagaaatcaaaAGGGGACTTCATACAGCTATGGAAAAGCTTATAACCAATGAAGATGAACTTGAGATGGCAATAACTGAATTGAGAATGTACATCGATGTTTATGGAATCCTAGGAA ATGATTGGTGGATTACATATGGAGGAATCGATGTCCCAAACCTACAAAAATTTGCAATCAGGGTATTGAGTCTTACTTCTCCTGCTTCCCCATGTGAGCGAAACTGGAGCACATTTCAAAAT tTGCACACCAAGAAGCGGAATCGCATAAAACAACAAAAATCGAATGATAGTGTATTTATCCAATATAACAAAAAATTGCAGCGTCGTTATAAAGAAATTGCAGAATATAATGATGATGGGAAAGCTCGTGACCCTATTTTTCTTGATgagcatgatgaaaatgatgaatggttggatcCACAGAACTTACATGACTTGGCTGTAGAAGGTGATAATGTgactttggatgatttgcaagatattCTTGGCGAAGAAAGTCGTCCAGTTgatagtagaggtgcatgtagctctcgaagcaagtctacttaCCCAACCGATTCTGAATATGATGGCTATGATACTGATCATTGA